The genomic DNA ATGCATACCGTGAGGGAAACAAAGCACACTCCCCGCTGGGGTTCTGACATCCACGGTCTTAACATTATCGCCGTGTTTTGCCGGTAAGTTAGGGTTATCCGCATTGACTAAAAATCGGGTGGCACCACCTTCAAAGTCTTCAGTCAGTAAGATTAAAAAAGTCAGCTGACTGTAACGATCGCCAAAAGCATCTCGCACTAATTCACCGTCTATCACTTGGCTGCCTGGCCACGAACCATCTGAATGCGGCTTAAAGAAATCGCCTTCGTTATAACGGTAAAAACGGAAACGGTTATTTAATCCTAAGGCGGCTTTACCATCAAAAATGCCTAAGGTGTCATCCATAAGATGCTTAACCCTATCCCAAATGACTTGCTCAGTGGTGTTATCAACCACCCAAGTTAAGCTGTCGTTATGACGAACATGACGAGGCAGTGACACTGCGGCATCCGGTAAAAAGCCCATCGTCTCGCTGGCCGAAATTAACCGTTTACACTCATCGGCCGACAACACATTGAGTAATTGAAAAGCACCAGGCACTTCGGCTAACATTTTTTTGCTCACCTTAGTTCGCTCTGTTTGCGTCAGCTCTGCATCGTTAAGCTCTGCGATATTGGCTTGATAATTAGCCCACGTTGGCAACGCCGGATGCTCTGCGCCGGGTTCACGTGCCACCACAAAATAAGCTGAATTTTCACTTGTTGTGTTCATTTTTTTATACCTTTAACCATAAAATGGGCCAGCGATTGTTCACCAAAAAATGGGTTAATCAATGTTGCCC from Shewanella psychromarinicola includes the following:
- a CDS encoding 2OG-Fe(II) oxygenase family protein; this translates as MNTTSENSAYFVVAREPGAEHPALPTWANYQANIAELNDAELTQTERTKVSKKMLAEVPGAFQLLNVLSADECKRLISASETMGFLPDAAVSLPRHVRHNDSLTWVVDNTTEQVIWDRVKHLMDDTLGIFDGKAALGLNNRFRFYRYNEGDFFKPHSDGSWPGSQVIDGELVRDAFGDRYSQLTFLILLTEDFEGGATRFLVNADNPNLPAKHGDNVKTVDVRTPAGSVLCFPHGMHPLHCIHSSEPIYQGIKYIIRTDVLFEL